A single region of the Rhizobium sp. NLR16a genome encodes:
- a CDS encoding BA14K family protein, producing the protein MKRLAIIALSIGTAFSGMPASAGPNFVPSPVQQAAQPAQATTDARIMTVGCSRFSIVCSHYGERPRYYGDRRYYRGRHAYRDDRYGWDHRYHRHWHHHDNTGAIIGGLAAGALIGGIIASQSGAYSSRGYSSHAEYCYARYRSYRASDNTYQPNYGPRRQCQ; encoded by the coding sequence ATGAAAAGATTGGCCATCATTGCTCTGTCGATAGGGACGGCATTCTCCGGAATGCCGGCATCCGCAGGCCCAAACTTCGTGCCGAGTCCGGTACAACAGGCGGCGCAGCCGGCACAGGCAACTACCGATGCTCGAATTATGACTGTCGGTTGCAGCAGGTTCTCGATCGTCTGTTCACACTACGGCGAGCGCCCCAGATATTATGGCGACCGACGTTACTACCGTGGTCGTCACGCCTATCGTGACGACCGCTACGGCTGGGACCACCGTTATCACCGCCACTGGCACCACCACGACAACACCGGCGCCATCATCGGCGGCCTGGCGGCAGGCGCCCTCATCGGCGGCATAATCGCCTCGCAGTCCGGCGCCTACAGTTCACGTGGTTACAGCTCGCATGCTGAATATTGCTACGCCCGCTATCGGTCGTACCGCGCCTCGGACAACACCTACCAGCCTAACTACGGCCCACGCCGCCAGTGCCAGTAA
- a CDS encoding alpha/beta hydrolase, producing the protein MSTVTTKDGVEIFYKDWGPKSAQPIMFHHGWPLCSDDWDAQMLFFLDKGYRVIAHDRRGHGRSTQVADGHDMDHYAADAAAVVDHLDLRNTVHVGHSTGGGEATHYVARHGQPQGRVAKLVIIGAVPPIMVKTDANPGGLPIEVFDDLRRQLAANRAQFYHDLPAGPFYSFNRPGAKVSEPVINNWWRQGMIGGAKAHYDGIKAFSETDFTEDLKIITVPTLVMHGDDDQIVPIADSALLSSKLLQNATLKVYEKFPHGMCTTHADIINPDILAFIKG; encoded by the coding sequence ATGAGCACAGTTACAACGAAGGACGGCGTCGAGATTTTCTACAAGGATTGGGGGCCGAAGAGCGCCCAGCCGATCATGTTCCATCACGGCTGGCCGCTGTGCTCCGACGACTGGGACGCGCAGATGCTCTTCTTCCTCGACAAGGGTTACCGCGTCATCGCCCATGATCGGCGTGGCCACGGCCGCTCCACCCAGGTGGCCGACGGCCACGATATGGATCATTACGCTGCCGATGCCGCAGCCGTCGTCGATCATCTCGATCTCAGGAATACCGTCCATGTCGGCCATTCCACCGGCGGCGGCGAAGCGACCCACTATGTCGCCCGCCACGGCCAGCCACAGGGCCGAGTCGCCAAGCTCGTCATTATCGGCGCCGTTCCGCCGATCATGGTAAAAACCGATGCCAATCCCGGCGGCCTGCCGATCGAAGTCTTCGACGACCTGCGCAGACAGCTCGCTGCTAACCGCGCCCAATTCTATCATGACCTTCCCGCCGGCCCGTTCTACAGCTTCAATCGGCCGGGGGCGAAAGTGTCGGAACCGGTCATCAACAATTGGTGGCGCCAGGGCATGATCGGCGGCGCCAAGGCGCATTACGACGGTATCAAGGCCTTCTCGGAAACCGACTTCACCGAAGACCTGAAGATCATCACGGTTCCGACCCTCGTCATGCATGGCGACGACGACCAGATCGTGCCGATCGCCGACTCCGCGTTGCTTTCGTCGAAACTTCTGCAGAATGCGACGCTGAAGGTCTACGAGAAATTCCCGCACGGCATGTGCACGACCCATGCCGATATCATTAATCCCGACATCCTCGCCTTCATCAAAGGCTGA
- a CDS encoding trypsin-like peptidase domain-containing protein: protein MGYMDKDIVPQKDGALIDAYSQSIAGAVDMVGPAVSRIERVGGRQGHGSGFAVSPDGLIITNSHVVDDAKVVRITTPDGFVTEGRVLGRDIDTDIALIRANASTGAWARLGDSQRLRRGHIAIAIGNPLGFEWTVTAGIVSALGRSMRAASGRLMEDVIQTDAALNPGNSGGPLVSSGGEVIGVNTAVIQGAQSIAFAVASNTANFVVSELLRYGQVRRAFIGIAGDTIVLPRRVALAAGMVQTTSVRVRRVEPEGPAAKGGLQEGDYILAIDSSPVGVVDDIVRLMDGSRIGRETEILVFSVAGRIEKKTLLPMPRS from the coding sequence ATGGGTTACATGGATAAGGATATAGTGCCCCAGAAAGACGGGGCGCTGATCGATGCCTATTCGCAGTCGATCGCAGGAGCAGTCGACATGGTCGGCCCGGCGGTCAGCCGGATCGAGCGGGTGGGAGGCCGGCAGGGACATGGGTCGGGCTTTGCCGTATCGCCCGACGGACTGATCATTACCAACAGCCATGTCGTCGACGACGCCAAGGTGGTTCGCATCACGACGCCTGACGGATTCGTCACCGAAGGCCGGGTGCTCGGTCGGGATATCGATACCGATATCGCGCTTATTCGGGCCAATGCCAGCACCGGCGCCTGGGCGAGACTCGGCGATTCCCAGCGTCTGCGCAGGGGCCATATCGCGATCGCGATCGGCAATCCGCTGGGCTTCGAATGGACCGTCACTGCCGGTATCGTCTCGGCGCTCGGTCGGTCGATGCGGGCGGCCAGCGGCCGGCTGATGGAGGATGTCATTCAGACCGATGCCGCGCTCAATCCCGGCAATTCCGGCGGGCCGCTGGTGTCTTCCGGCGGCGAGGTTATCGGCGTCAATACCGCCGTCATCCAGGGTGCACAGAGCATCGCCTTTGCCGTCGCATCGAACACGGCCAATTTCGTGGTGTCGGAGCTTCTTCGCTATGGCCAGGTCAGGCGCGCCTTTATCGGCATAGCAGGCGACACGATCGTGCTGCCGCGACGGGTCGCACTCGCGGCGGGTATGGTTCAAACGACATCCGTCCGCGTCCGCAGGGTCGAACCGGAGGGGCCGGCGGCAAAGGGCGGGCTGCAAGAGGGCGATTACATCCTCGCCATCGACAGCAGCCCGGTCGGCGTCGTCGACGATATCGTCAGGTTGATGGATGGCAGCAGGATCGGCAGGGAGACGGAGATTTTGGTTTTCTCGGTAGCCGGCCGGATTGAGAAGAAGACATTGCTGCCAATGCCGCGGTCATGA
- the dusA gene encoding tRNA dihydrouridine(20/20a) synthase DusA — protein sequence MTEKRPIFAVAPMIDWTDRHCRYFHRQISRQALLYTEMVVADAIIHGPRERLLGHDAAEHPLALQLGGSDPLKLAEAVKIAEPYRYDEINLNVGCPSDRVQSGTFGACLMLTPETVAECVAAMKAVATAPVTVKCRIGVDEQAPEEALPELITRVLDAGADAIWIHARKAWLKGLSPKENREIPPLDYEIVYRMKQRWPDVFIGINGGIRTLDEAAEHLAHVDGVMLGRAAYQNATILADVDRRFFGAPAAEPDWQALCDRMMAYAERHIAGGGRLQQVARHMVGLFTGLPGARRYRQILSTDAAKSGAGPEVLAAAFAAVDFSGMETEAVSA from the coding sequence ATGACTGAGAAGAGGCCGATTTTTGCGGTCGCCCCGATGATCGACTGGACGGATCGGCATTGCCGTTATTTCCACCGCCAGATCAGCCGGCAGGCGCTGCTCTATACCGAGATGGTGGTGGCCGACGCCATCATCCATGGTCCGCGCGAGCGGTTGCTCGGCCATGACGCCGCCGAGCATCCGCTGGCGCTGCAGCTTGGCGGCTCGGATCCGCTCAAACTCGCCGAGGCGGTGAAAATCGCCGAACCCTATCGCTATGACGAGATCAACCTCAATGTCGGCTGCCCGTCCGACCGCGTGCAATCGGGCACCTTCGGCGCCTGCCTGATGCTGACGCCGGAGACGGTGGCCGAATGCGTCGCGGCGATGAAGGCGGTCGCCACCGCGCCGGTGACGGTGAAATGCCGGATCGGCGTCGACGAGCAGGCGCCGGAAGAGGCGCTGCCGGAACTCATCACGCGCGTTCTCGATGCCGGCGCCGACGCGATCTGGATCCATGCCCGCAAGGCCTGGCTGAAGGGCCTGAGTCCTAAGGAGAATCGCGAGATCCCGCCGCTCGACTACGAGATCGTCTACCGGATGAAACAGCGCTGGCCCGATGTGTTCATCGGCATCAACGGCGGCATCCGCACGCTCGACGAGGCCGCCGAGCATCTCGCCCATGTCGACGGCGTCATGCTCGGCCGGGCGGCCTACCAGAACGCGACGATCCTCGCCGACGTCGACCGGCGTTTCTTCGGCGCGCCGGCGGCCGAGCCCGACTGGCAGGCGCTGTGCGACCGGATGATGGCTTATGCCGAGCGCCATATCGCCGGCGGCGGCCGGCTGCAGCAGGTGGCCCGCCACATGGTCGGCCTCTTCACCGGCCTGCCCGGGGCACGGCGCTACCGCCAGATCCTCTCTACCGACGCGGCAAAAAGCGGTGCCGGACCGGAGGTCTTGGCGGCGGCTTTCGCGGCAGTGGACTTTTCCGGCATGGAGACGGAGGCGGTCAGCGCCTGA
- a CDS encoding cold-shock protein, whose product MATKGTVKFFNQDKGFGFITPDGGAKDVFVHISALQASGIQSLREGQQVTFDTEPDRMGKGPKAVNISAS is encoded by the coding sequence ATGGCCACCAAAGGCACCGTAAAATTCTTCAACCAGGACAAGGGTTTTGGTTTCATCACGCCGGACGGCGGCGCAAAGGACGTTTTCGTCCACATCTCTGCGCTGCAGGCTTCTGGCATCCAGTCGCTGCGCGAAGGCCAGCAGGTCACCTTCGACACCGAGCCGGACCGCATGGGCAAAGGCCCGAAGGCTGTTAACATCTCGGCTTCGTAA
- a CDS encoding DUF3828 domain-containing protein — protein MRLPTVILALAISAFAALPALAETYKTPKALLKALYSYDTDRSDAEAPSPYSIFFSDHLNKLLQADLDNTPEGDVGAVDFDPVIAGQDGEASNVRIGQPILLDDKAEVEVQFDNGKEVTLFYSLVREHGGWKVDDIADQQGDNPWSLSALLGDAQ, from the coding sequence ATGCGTCTGCCAACCGTCATCCTCGCCCTCGCCATCTCGGCGTTCGCGGCCCTGCCCGCCTTGGCGGAGACCTACAAGACGCCGAAGGCGCTGCTCAAGGCGCTTTACAGCTACGACACCGACAGGAGCGACGCCGAGGCGCCCTCGCCCTATTCGATCTTCTTTTCCGACCATCTGAACAAACTTCTCCAAGCCGATCTCGACAACACGCCCGAGGGCGATGTCGGCGCGGTCGATTTCGATCCCGTCATTGCAGGCCAGGATGGCGAGGCAAGCAATGTCAGGATCGGGCAGCCGATCCTGTTGGACGACAAGGCCGAGGTGGAGGTGCAGTTCGACAACGGCAAGGAGGTAACGCTTTTCTACAGCCTGGTGCGCGAGCATGGCGGCTGGAAGGTCGATGACATCGCCGATCAGCAGGGCGACAATCCCTGGAGCCTGAGCGCATTGCTGGGGGATGCGCAGTAA
- a CDS encoding GNAT family N-acetyltransferase, whose translation MPDLRIDPFPPPAELTSLWSAAWNTPEAPDFSRILPRSLAHIGAYHDDRLVGFVNVAWDGGIHAFILDTCVHPGMRRQGIATRLVREATTIARERGAEWLHVDFEPHLASFYRNCEFRPTEAGLIKLA comes from the coding sequence ATGCCAGACCTGCGCATCGACCCTTTTCCCCCGCCCGCCGAACTCACCAGCCTCTGGTCCGCAGCCTGGAACACGCCGGAAGCACCTGACTTCTCCCGCATCCTGCCTCGCAGCCTCGCTCACATTGGCGCCTATCACGATGACAGGCTCGTCGGCTTCGTCAATGTCGCCTGGGATGGCGGCATTCATGCCTTTATCCTTGATACCTGCGTTCACCCGGGCATGCGCCGGCAAGGCATTGCGACGCGGCTGGTCAGAGAAGCGACAACGATTGCCCGCGAGCGAGGCGCCGAATGGCTGCACGTCGATTTCGAACCGCACCTCGCCTCCTTCTATCGCAACTGCGAATTCAGGCCGACAGAGGCAGGCCTCATCAAGCTGGCCTGA